From Zea mays cultivar B73 chromosome 3, Zm-B73-REFERENCE-NAM-5.0, whole genome shotgun sequence:
caaagtcgttatccctcataactcaagcatattcttcaagatatacgtctcattgttcatctggaataacgagaatcgatgaggttggggtgctatcattttctatcttacaccacaatttatacatagttgtgcaaagcaaataacatgcccttcaataggacttaggggataatatagttgcaataatacatattctaaatatgacacatcgctcgaggtgttcatccattgcaacatctatgatggtgtaacaaaagtccatctaagatcgtaatccatcagggatttttcatcgatcagatacatcgttatagtctgtcattctggcacaatggggatattttgccagtaacacctaaaccttataggtttctgccatcagggctttagaggataccgtaattccacatctagtggaaattaccatgagtaaaactcatggaatgcacatgtgcttattcagtgaacttcaagtcctttggtacctcatcttattccttttcgggtctgtatgggtctttatccctttatagggattattaaactttggtgtttaatacagactttgtttcttctggataggttccatctgggaacgatagtctcaactacgagatattctccctacataggagagtgGTCATTCATTAGGAATGcattattcggtatgagatttatatgttgcatatttataattcaagattatgagtcctcctaggatctcatgatggatcttcagaatcctattaactgcatattttaattcatgccatttgccagatatattacatagcggaacagtgtttattcaacacatatgtgggatgggtctctcactagaccacttgaaccatcgcattcaccacacattatttcaatagtgcccataaatgtccgaacttcaagctcgcgactttcattttgcgattcttggttcagcctcgattgcatttatcaatgacccgataagagagtttaaagcactcatgcctaggactttgttttggatccatttgcaatctagagaggcaatataggtgtcgacatatttgtctcccacatttaataatgatctctgttatttcccaaaacgaaagattcttTGTTctgtattcccagcacaatgatattgcgcgcattgctaggaatttcatcatcaagatgaacctcttcgtgaggcaaatcaccatcagggtgaattaatcggaggagagttatcacagaccacgtgaatctgcaatcagaaacatatgctttgactaaggtcaatggatcatattcgcaggcgtccccgagaatagatcaaatgccaataagtcaaatgtggatatgatattaatcccgggtatatccacatctacatcaggtagaagcattcagaccaatatggttactcctcaacgatttctggcaaactccatatacacaggagtacacaccgaacgacagattcagtttggcttttgtgcgtttaatagaatattgaggcattacattatatgggcattcctccccctaatgtcgAGATGTtataaaagcatacagataaaatccccaaccacaatcatctagttgtggccaatgtatgctattgtggtgatttatttggaaaatcttacgcacattacaaatagcggttttatgcagtgagctttggacttagattaatgtagtggcatgaatactacagatTTGTCCttcacatgaagggttagtctcaacatccagcgagacacgcaacaacaagttgcttcatggttacaattctgcaaacttattgttattattaccaaatgcacaatcaatcattaagatttagactaacatgcacaacactattttatccataaggcttcttcaggggctcatgaataccattcgtcatttggagccattagttgacttcagatcaacaagtaaaatgaccatcagggtctaacgctcacaaagacattcactggttgcattgtgctttgaggcacataggaaaatgtgtgtttatattggtagtaaagtgcacgacatcaggccaatgctgccaagcagagacttttatatgcagagatgtatagtccagctcgttttattattgcccattgtttacccaattactcataccgatctgaaattgggtatcaatttatgcaacatttttaggtattataattttgagagagaatttataacaatagttaataattTGTGATGCTGCTAGCAGgacaaacatttctcctcatattatataccaatttgttctataaagcattatttctaTCTCTTcgttgttcagcaaaaagagaagctttgaaaTAGAACATACAAGGCCAAAAATTCATTTTATCTaggaaaaatcaccatataactagcttttgatgaagcaaatgatgatatctgcttggcaagaacgaaacaagaCCGGTATCCATCTGGGACCAGACCTTAACAACAGATaatactgctctcatacgaagaaatcatcaggagtagagaggatacaataGGTCTCTACAatatcttcatatttctatcacaaattaccaACACCAACAACTTAGTGGTCAAGAATTATGGATCTTTCGGTGCCAAGGGCCAGTGACAGATCAATGCCCAATTTCGCTTCAAGCTCtatggtgatgtgggatttcatggctattttctactctTCTTACTTATGGTAGATCAGAGATAGATTACGATAAGCATGTCAAAGAGTAGAATCCATTGTGGTTCTACTACAAAACCCCAATTATATGTCTATTCAGGACTGACCGTTACCATTTGACTTATAATGTGTACCATACTCGTGAAGGGACTATCTCGAGTCAATTCAGCGACCATGagtatttacaattctgagagatgtatgcaacatAAGCATAAAGGTCCTAGACAGGATGAgcaaagtggttcgacgggaacacacaatagttttcacaccaacatagtgaaaatcttctcagaataacctctcggtatactcgcaacttcgtgttgctagcgactacatgtccttttatctcatagtttgcttcatgtcattcagcgacaaagagagcaatgtgctaacatctggttgagcaatgtatgactgagattttTGGTCATAAATTATTTGGTAAGGTCATATTGCTTACTAATAAAATTCCAATTTGTGATGTcttatgccaaaaaggctttcatgcattatattatatatcttcgggttacttcgggtaaaactttatgcatgaggagagagcagaGAATTATTTATTTGTGTTTCATAGGTATTTCATTAACTTCCCAGATCTTACAAGCACCATAGAGCTTGTCaaagttgttatggccacttggcgatatatataaatatattaagccacacaacacatgtcaaacaaaatatagagccaaacgaaattatttacgaaggttgcgCTATGCTGTGACTTCAGGGGCTCGGATAACCCACCACATTCCGCGAGTACAAGCTCCAGCGTATCTGGCGGCAACACGGTtgcggccatcagggctacgacagtatagcaagccttcgtaataagcgcaacaggcacaattatggctcggtaattggggtacacgattagggctgggcattcggtctattagggtaattcggttcggtctattcgggtttgtgaaatttcgggttctaaaaaatgagaaccgaaatttccaaaaatatttttggaaccgaacccgaatagactcacaatttcggttcggtctattcggtccaccgaatagacccGAATTGTAGATAGACTAGTATATTTTTTTAAAATATAGACAATGAATAATTAATTGAAAGTACTATTActacaacaagtgactataaaaattagcatacaaagatatatatactatcgtttagatgatatcattatttctagctaataagttcataaatcatataataataccatcacatattaagagcttttttatatttcgagttattaggtctattcgggttttataggttaggaaccgaacccgaacccataacccgaaatatagcacatataggaaccgaacccgaacccgaaaacccgaatagaccaataattcggtctattcgggttcggttcgggttcgggttcgattttcggttttaaaatgcccacccctatacacgataaatccacgcaacatgcgcaacaggcgcaatttTGGCTCGCGTCAGACagacagtgcctacagggcatgcaaAAAATACGCGACTCAGCGATGACGGTCTGACTCAACGGGAGCAATCCAATTAATGGAGAGCGCGACATaacaatcacatgacgcagccaagttcgaacggcacaaatactgcgtcgtgttgccagggcgcagccaGTGCTCAGCCAATGCCATAACTCGGTCGATTAATAACGTAGTCTGATCGACGTGTCtgagtacccactatacaatttaatcgctcggcGTGAGTTCAAAAGCTCAACGCAacacaaatatttagagcgatttgagTATACACAATATAACCTTCACATGCAttttaataattttctgctaATTATTTACTACGGAAAATAATTATTAATGCAGAAAAAATGAACATCATAATTAATATATGAACATAACACATCAGGTGTAAAAGACATTTCTCCATATTTAAGCATGCATTTTCTAATAATTATTTACTGcaggaaataattaattaaagtaGAAATTACTACGTAAAAGTAAACATACAActttaacttgtttaaattcaacaTGAATTTATTTATATAAAATAGGGGGCCTACTCGAGGAGTCTTGCATGGATAGACCGCTGGAAGTATCTGCGTCTGGTTGACTCGTTCACTGGTCAAAGGGAAGTGGGCCCAAATGCCTTTTTTCATGGCACGAACGCATGGAATAGTGCGAACACTTTTTTTTCTCTCGTACGTCCTTATCTCCATGCAGCACAAGAATAGGACTTTTCATCTCCACGACTCCAGGCGCACAAGAATAGGATAGGACTTCTCATCTCCACGAGACCACGACATGCATGACTGGCGGATGTAGCTCCCAGGGCAGTCGGCTCCGGCGCGACTGCAGGCGCGGGCGCTGATCCTGGCGTGACAGCCAGCACGGTTGCCAGGGCCGCACGACTGCTGGCGTGGGTGCGGCTCCTGGCGCGGCCATAGCTCAGGCGCACGGCTTTCGACGTGACGTGAGCATCTCTGATGTGCGGGCGAGCGGTGCAGGTCCGACGCGCGGTCGTGACTCCAAGGCGAGCACGAACTATGGTGCTCGGGGTAGATCGAGAGGAGCCCCACTGGACATGGTGGGCGATGACGAGATTCCACCAACATTAGATTAAAAAAACAATTATACCGTTCGATTGCGTAGAGGAGTAATCGAAGACTGTCGCGTAGGACTGTTCGGCTAGGCCGGGGACCTGCCGGCttgacggagagttgatgcagatctgatctcgcagcaacatcgaggtagagcgtgctgataacgtgttgagaactacgttaccacggatcaccagatccgctccattCCCTCCCATCAGCAGTAGAGAcgcaagaagctgtagagaatccgtctcccttcccataagcacgacagaagaaacacacgagacacaggatATATGGTTggacctctggcctctttctgatctctgtcttatgaaggggtgtacatgttccttatatagagatatgagacccctcaggggcaaagtcggtatttgcccacataaccctaactagggttacttaacaaggAGCAAGCCTGTGCTTGGGAAAGTTTGGAAGACGAATTGACGACGCCACGTACGTGTCCCTCTGGCCCGCGAGCCCTCGGAATCAATCGAAGCGAGTGAGCTGCTGGTATGGGCTCGGAGCGGCCCTGGGAACGTTTGGGCTGTAATGACCTGGTTAGAATTTATGGGCTTCTAGGCCTGGTTGAAACTGGGCCAAAAAACGAGGCTGTTTTGATGACTGGTCAGGCACTCAGGCCTTATATACAACCTGGAACGACGGTCACAAACCGAGGCCCAGCAAAATTTCCCCGTTCTTGCTTCCCCTCCGTGTCCACTCTCGATCTTCCCTTCCCCCTCGGCGCCGGTCTCCAAACCCGCTTCCGCAATTCGTACCGCTTCCGGTTCCGGGGGCGGGCGGGCAGCACCGTCTCGGCTCTCGGATACTATGGCTTCCGGCGAGGGGTGGGAGGCGGCGGTGCGGGCGGAGGTGGGCGCCGTTGCCTGGTGGGACGACCTGGACAGCGCCGACCTCCGCGCCAGGTTCAAGGCCTTCACGGGGCAGCGCAGCGACTGGCCTCAGCCCACGGTCCTCTTCTGGAAGGACCTTCTCCTCCGCGTCGCCAGGCGACTCCGCGTCTGCTCCGCCCCTGCCCACCACGTATGCGTCCCGCCCACTGCCGGACTGCCCCACTAACCAACCCACCTGAGCTCTCTTCCTCTCTTCTGAATGTTCTGACGGGGCGACGCCGACAAACTGCAGGTGACGAGCGCTTGGTTCGCGCGCCCCGGGGGGCTCACGCCGCTATGCTTGCCGCAAGTTCTGGTCTGCCCGTCGTACGGCTGTCTCAGATTCTCCAGCTGTTGCGTTAGGTCATGGGAACTGGATTTTGAATTTTTTTTTTGGCATTTTTCAGGAAGAGATGCGTGCGGATGGGGACGTACTGCTGAAATCCGAGCTGATTGATCCATCCTCAACGAACCTGCACCAGCTGGTCAGGAGGGTGAGACTCATGACCATCAGCTCCAGGAAGGCGGTTTGGCAGGAGGATATCCTCGTGTTCAAATTGTTGATTGAGGTACGTGAAATTGCTCGACCCAAGTGTCTTTGTTTGGTAGCATACAGTATTTTTATTTGTTTCTCTGCTAGTTGATTGCAGGAACGAGCTGCCGATATTGCTAGGCAATTGAGTGACTCTCATTGGACATCGACATGTGTTGTCACGATTAGCAAATTCAATAGCTTCTTTGTTGACATGGATGATGCTCATATTGCATTATGTTTTTTGACGCAACATGGGAAAGCTAGGTACCTTTTGGGCAGGAAACAAGACCCTATTGAGGCATGCTCCCTTTTTTCTCGTGCATTATGTTATTCTGCTGAAGCAAGTGCCCACTAGCATGCTGCATTTTGTTCAGTTGGATTCATGCCTGCAGGGTGTCAAGGTTGCACTCACTGCTTCACAAGTTCCTGCTGTATCCAAACTTGACCATGACACCTTGCACTTAGTCTGGACAGAAGAGAAGTTGCAAGAACAGCTTGATGTGCTTGATCGACGATGGGAGATGTAAGTATTTTTCACACTTTGGTCTCTGTTGTTTAAATGTACTCCCTCTGCCCCATTATATCTGTTGTTCTGGCTTTATACCAGCTACAAGAAAGATTCTCTAAATCTGGACATAAGTTGGGTCTGGATGCATAGAACGTGATGTGAATCTAGACACCCCAAACATTGTTATTAATCGTTTAAGCGTCGTTTAAGCGAGAAAACATGATTAGTAGTTGGAACATCCGAGCGTTTTAGGTAAGCCGCGTAGAACGTCCGTTTCGAGTTTAAGCGTTGCTTAAGCGTCCTAATCGCGTTTTAGGACGTTTTACGCGTGCTGAGGACGTTCTACCCGTCCCGGGCCTTTCCTGGGCCTTTAGGTTTTTCTCTAGGTGGTTGGACGCACGTCGCCCTCCACTCTCCTCTCCTCCAACGGCTCAGCCGGCCGccgccctcctctctcctctcctccaaCATCTCTGGCGCGTCTCTCCTCTCCTCAGCCATGGAGGCACAGCCGGCCGTCGGCCGTGGAGGCACAGCAGACCTGCGCCACCGCCGGCCGCCTACCCCACAGCAGATCTGCGCCCAAGACCAGCAGCCAGCCAGCCATCCTCTGCGGCTCCACTCCGCCAGCGCCCTAGACCAGCAGCCAGCTATCCTCCACCTCCACTGCTCTCTATTTTGATCATTTGGTGAGTACCGATTTTGCTCACAGTGAATCAATCATTCGATCTCTATTTGATCAACCATATTGGTGAGTACTGAACTACTGATTGTGCAACCATATTGCTCACAGTGAATTTCAATGGCAACAAATAGTGAGGCATTGTCTGTCGGTCAAAGTAATGACTCCTATGACCCACTCAAAGATCAGTCACGAAGGCCAAAGTCAAATGATCCAGGATGGAAATATGCTCATGGTCTTAATATTGATGAGTTCGATGATGGTTACTGATCATGCATAAAAGTCGTAACTTGTGTGGTTGAACTTGATCTGTTTCTTTTTATGCTATTTGGTTTGTGAACTCAAGTACTCAACTTATGTATTAACTTATTCTATATTTGAACTTCTATGTCAAGTCTGAAAAGACGTTTCAACGTTCGTTTAAATGTTTAAATGTTAAAAAGGTGGTTCATAATGTTTTACCGCTTTAATAACCATGACCCCAAAACACTGCCTAGACGACAGATATAATGGGGCAGAGGGAATATCTTTCGTGTATCTCAACTTTCAAAAGGACTGCCTTTCGTGTATTGGTTGGTTGTCTTCTATAGATTGCAAACTCCTGAAGAGTACATGACCCAGCAGATGATACTTTTTTG
This genomic window contains:
- the LOC100274253 gene encoding uncharacterized isoform X2: MASGEGWEAAVRAEVGAVAWWDDLDSADLRARFKAFTGQRSDWPQPTVLFWKDLLLRVARRLRVCSAPAHHEEMRADGDVLLKSELIDPSSTNLHQLVRRVRLMTISSRKAVWQEDILVFKLLIEERAADIARQLSDSHWTSTCVVTISKFNSFFVDMDDAHIALCFLTQHGKARYLLGRKQDPIELDSCLQGVKVALTASQVPAVSKLDHDTLHLVWTEEKLQEQLDVLDRRWEISRRRALASFKSGDKLAAYRYVRQSKLFSQSRSRCTQLLERIEEVISLIASAESNKKVYEAIQIGILAMKDNTVSIDEVNIHMKEIDELVAAQREVDAALVPLQSLDDEGDIDEEFSKLEAELQDDVPHIHVQEPMAPSNEESPDEVVESLSHNMSRIRLEPI
- the LOC100274253 gene encoding uncharacterized LOC100274253; this encodes MASGEGWEAAVRAEVGAVAWWDDLDSADLRARFKAFTGQRSDWPQPTVLFWKDLLLRVARRLRVCSAPAHHVTSAWFARPGGLTPLCLPQVLEEMRADGDVLLKSELIDPSSTNLHQLVRRVRLMTISSRKAVWQEDILVFKLLIEERAADIARQLSDSHWTSTCVVTISKFNSFFVDMDDAHIALCFLTQHGKARYLLGRKQDPIEGVKVALTASQVPAVSKLDHDTLHLVWTEEKLQEQLDVLDRRWEISRRRALASFKSGDKLAAYRYVRQSKLFSQSRSRCTQLLERIEEVISLIASAESNKKVYEAIQIGILAMKDNTVSIDEVNIHMKEIDELVAAQREVDAALVPLQSLDDEGDIDEEFSKLEAELQDDVPHIHVQEPMAPSNEESPDEVVESLSHNMSRIRLEPI
- the LOC100274253 gene encoding uncharacterized isoform X1, translated to MASGEGWEAAVRAEVGAVAWWDDLDSADLRARFKAFTGQRSDWPQPTVLFWKDLLLRVARRLRVCSAPAHHVTSAWFARPGGLTPLCLPQVLEEMRADGDVLLKSELIDPSSTNLHQLVRRVRLMTISSRKAVWQEDILVFKLLIEERAADIARQLSDSHWTSTCVVTISKFNSFFVDMDDAHIALCFLTQHGKARYLLGRKQDPIELDSCLQGVKVALTASQVPAVSKLDHDTLHLVWTEEKLQEQLDVLDRRWEISRRRALASFKSGDKLAAYRYVRQSKLFSQSRSRCTQLLERIEEVISLIASAESNKKVYEAIQIGILAMKDNTVSIDEVNIHMKEIDELVAAQREVDAALVPLQSLDDEGDIDEEFSKLEAELQDDVPHIHVQEPMAPSNEESPDEVVESLSHNMSRIRLEPI
- the LOC100274253 gene encoding uncharacterized isoform X3; its protein translation is MLAASSGLPVEEMRADGDVLLKSELIDPSSTNLHQLVRRVRLMTISSRKAVWQEDILVFKLLIEERAADIARQLSDSHWTSTCVVTISKFNSFFVDMDDAHIALCFLTQHGKARYLLGRKQDPIELDSCLQGVKVALTASQVPAVSKLDHDTLHLVWTEEKLQEQLDVLDRRWEISRRRALASFKSGDKLAAYRYVRQSKLFSQSRSRCTQLLERIEEVISLIASAESNKKVYEAIQIGILAMKDNTVSIDEVNIHMKEIDELVAAQREVDAALVPLQSLDDEGDIDEEFSKLEAELQDDVPHIHVQEPMAPSNEESPDEVVESLSHNMSRIRLEPI
- the LOC100274253 gene encoding uncharacterized isoform X4, with translation MLAASSGLPVEEMRADGDVLLKSELIDPSSTNLHQLVRRVRLMTISSRKAVWQEDILVFKLLIEERAADIARQLSDSHWTSTCVVTISKFNSFFVDMDDAHIALCFLTQHGKARYLLGRKQDPIEGVKVALTASQVPAVSKLDHDTLHLVWTEEKLQEQLDVLDRRWEISRRRALASFKSGDKLAAYRYVRQSKLFSQSRSRCTQLLERIEEVISLIASAESNKKVYEAIQIGILAMKDNTVSIDEVNIHMKEIDELVAAQREVDAALVPLQSLDDEGDIDEEFSKLEAELQDDVPHIHVQEPMAPSNEESPDEVVESLSHNMSRIRLEPI